The following proteins are co-located in the Saccharomycodes ludwigii strain NBRC 1722 chromosome V, whole genome shotgun sequence genome:
- the YJU2 gene encoding mRNA splicing protein YJU2 (similar to Saccharomyces cerevisiae YKL095W | YJU2 | essential protein required for pre-mRNA splicing) has translation MSERKAINKYYGNSNNYDPISMESKLKKQAKHLKTLSKKQTTIRLMTPFSITCNKCNTYISKFKKFNGKKETLEQKYLNKVKIYRLSIKCPSCNNMISFRTDPASADYVMEEGATRNFQSDKNNKINNPDTKNDTIDDILEKLLAEEERESQDNGANNASVSTMDKMEEIENKLSKIQKEQEDDAILESLQMESRLRMEKERDLLSSGNITKDNTDDERIVEQAFREHYANGGDEDDGGVVEHAAKSSVIKFKKKKKCRTKIVI, from the coding sequence ATGAGCGAAAGAAAGgctataaataaatactaTGGTAACTCAAACAATTATGATCCAATTTCAATGGAAtccaaattgaaaaaacaaGCCAAgcatttaaaaactttaagCAAGAAACAGACTACGATCAGGTTGATGACACCATTCAGCATAACATGTAATAAATGTAACACGTACATctctaaatttaaaaagtttaacggtaaaaaagaaacctTGGAAcagaaatatttaaataaggTCAAAATATATAGATTAAGTATTAAATGCCCCAGTTGTAATAACATGATTAGTTTCAGGACTGATCCTGCGAGTGCTGATTATGTTATGGAGGAAGGAGCCACAAGAAATTTTCAGTCggataagaataataaaattaacaacCCTGATACAAAGAACGACACAATAGATgatattttagaaaagTTATTGgctgaagaagaaagagaaagtCAAGATAATGGTGCCAATAACGCAAGTGTTAGTACTATGGATAAGATGGAAGagattgaaaataaattgagtaaaatacaaaaagaacaagaagaCGATGCAATATTGGAAAGCTTACAAATGGAAAGCAGGCTGAGAatggaaaaggaaagagaTTTATTGTCTTCTGGAAATATCACTAAGGATAATACAGATGATGAAAGGATAGTTGAACAGGCTTTTAGGGAACATTATGCTAATGGTGGTGACGAAGATGACGGTGGTGTTGTTGAACACGCTGCCAAAAGCAgtgttattaaatttaaaaaaaagaaaaagtgtAGGACTAAAATTGTCATTTAa
- the YJU3 gene encoding acylglycerol lipase (similar to Saccharomyces cerevisiae YKL094W | YJU3 | monoglyceride lipase (MGL)) codes for MSVKLFPNLKENSNVKTVEYPYKLQSVLKDTIAPNSLPSSSPPSSSSPPIKYIEFNKAKFATLTWPSSITNNGSSTSSCPKCRIFIVHGFGEYSKLYYKLMDQLSLQGVECFFFDQRGAGYTSPGNLKGKTDEYHTFNDLDHFLKLYIDDNNKKDRNSGSDKKIPLYLYGHSMGGGIILNYGIHGKYKQSIDGIIATGPLILLHPHTRPNALVLKCSWLISKMLGNVQLDTGLDIDGVTGDSKFREYLINDFPNATPCVGSFRQIYDFLIRGMYLVDSRNETEINKNMIKKPLLILCGDKDSINDYKASVKFVKEVLSEESSGNSLRNVKTYPGGRHSLHIDREEIFQMLLKDILKFVEN; via the coding sequence ATGTCTGTTAAGCTTTTCCctaatttaaaagaaaatagtaATGTAAAAACAGTGGAATATCCATATAAATTGCAATCTGTATTGAAAGATACTATTGCCCCTAATTCATTGCCATCATCTTCACCACCATCTTCGTCTTCTCCGCCTATAAAATACATTGAATTCAATAAAGCTAAATTTGCTACATTGACATGGCCTTCAAGTATCACTAATAACGGTTCATCAACCTCTTCTTGCCCCAAATGTAGAATATTTATTGTGCATGGTTTTGGTGAATATAGTAAGctatattataaattgaTGGATCAATTATCTCTGCAAGGAGTTgaatgctttttttttgaccaAAGAGGCGCAGGGTATACTTCTCCTGGGAACTTGAAGGGTAAAACAGATGAGTATCATACTTTTAACGATCTGgaccattttttaaaactatacattgatgacaataataaaaaggacAGGAATAGTGGCAGTGATAAGAAAATACCATTATACCTATATGGACACTCCATGGGTGGAggtattattttgaattatGGTATTCATGGCAAATACAAACAATCCATTGATGGTATTATAGCTACGGGtccattaatattattacatcCACATACCAGACCAAACGCATTAGTGTTAAAATGTTCTTGGTTGATCTCGAAAATGCTGGGGAATGTTCAGTTAGACACTGGGTTAGATATAGACGGTGTAACTGGAGATAGTAAATTTAGAGAGTACTTAATCAACGATTTTCCGAACGCTACTCCATGTGTTGGTAGTTTTAGGCAaatttatgattttttaatcagAGGGATGTATTTAGTCGACAGCAGAAATGAAACAGAAATTAACAAGAATATGATTAAAAAAcctttattaattttatgtGGTGATAAAGATAGTATTAATGATTATAAAGCATCAgttaaatttgttaaagaAGTGTTGTCAGAAGAATCTAGTGGTAATAGTTTGCGTAATGTTAAGACGTATCCCGGGGGGAGACATTCTTTACACATTGACAGAGaagaaatatttcaaatgttattgaaagacattttaaaatttgtggaaaattga
- the BUD2 gene encoding GTPase-activating protein BUD2 (similar to Saccharomyces cerevisiae YKL092C | BUD2 | BUD site selection) translates to MENLSIDNSSYNNENCEVINNTTKMKATITTSSSSKNLNIKPSKLNTSYDTGNNSTGLGVVDNKRKLINPLMLREELIKNISSKNGAFKGKVDWCDDYKLLDWKTNVLHIDSKGSLTVCQKPILNPQDKFIIKHLQNVSIKLLHNYYHNSHHNHQHHVSANEVPYSQNMTPIIHITSRNKKQKIFINCKDNKKIFKELFSSLIFWKNLKTCGLLEKINVKSIFTINKSLLECDHQQQQLPMKNDNTLNSTSGTSLLRRKKKNSPPTTKASPRQQQKVKEPTNLIVCQFNIYGPIPLHKNIPRLTNIQHPPYKLYSRTYVTKRRQPLQQHQHQHQQSIQSISSSATNNSMETINTVTINTTHGYSNSSNNQHSNDNSHKSNKDNGGEDYDEGWFQCMGVLKSNGILDFVLQSDGSLIYSVDIKQLLSSEVQILDSSLLGSDSVLYMGILRQLRSNYNLYEGSDNFYLFDSCSKHQHLILQFPLRIDLEDWFVALNTFTNKEVLSLVGTDKSNELKLSNRFKLTLLEADLQGMNFKNALGFYAEISIWGHTWARTSIVSSLTPFWREEFKFDTPVRTKDLKIYIKQQTSQDTAAMSLTDPIVGIVKIDQSLLLNDSLLNETRLPVYTPDHNNFNIGTICVKVLSSINFILPSVNFDKFENILTEIDLNCLTDMVYKSSASNTESILKLEDISMVLLDVLQAIDRQDEWFESLIEAEISRIDVSILKNNNNNQNSSHIINSLFRGNSVLSQTMEKYFNRIGQEYLDNSIGNIIREIVGDGQSCELDPARILLDNTVDDDGDEVDKRREIIIRKNFKKLWYWTSKIWKCIYNSSNDLPPGIKTQLRSFRKRLELIVVQGVTVNEVENIVLNCVSGFLFLRYFCPLLLNPKMFNIIPDHPTENTRRTLTLVTKILLNLSTLTYFGKKEPWMIKMNDFIAEYRDELIDYVDKVTEKKLDFAPKTLKLSSSVARPQILLDPVTRRELPTNPYLIDKYLRETELIKFFAESYFKTTIINRNRKKYVYQSDDYEEASEDLTKNSYSYSNTKGDEGGKIGELAFEDLSENNAEIFGQDLLQLISQVGDVNKKDRRKVKYYLDDSSENLLKQLETESNLLYCKLDHLLSVLSNYEYPIQSILDSPVYAASLVDSLCYEKTTKYVFLDPPNLQTKKNSTRFRYVFENLDAVEKFFGYYVCYGPTSTATGNTGTRGRERSKSAASRTFGSTGTTSTSAESVISAFGPSTKKTNSITSSKISRKLTRLFKK, encoded by the coding sequence CATAGATTCTAAAGGTTCTTTGACCGTTTGTCAAAAACCCATACTAAATCCACAGGAtaagtttattattaaacatttGCAAAATGTTTCCATCAAATTACTACATAATTATTACCATAATTCTCATCACAATCACCAACATCATGTTAGCGCTAATGAAGTCCCATATTCTCAAAATATGACACCCATAATTCATATAACTTCCaggaataaaaaacaaaaaatatttattaattgtaaggataataaaaaaatttttaaagaattgtTTAGTAGTTTAATTTTctggaaaaatttaaaaacgTGTGGGTTactggaaaaaattaatgtaAAGTCTATTTTTACAATAAACAAAAGCCTATTGGAATGTGAccaccaacaacaacaacttccgatgaaaaatgataatactCTTAATTCTACCAGTGGTACTAGCTTGTTGcgaagaaagaaaaaaaattcaccGCCCACTACTAAGGCTTCACCAcgtcaacaacaaaaagtaaaagagCCTACCAACTTAATTGTGTGtcaatttaatatatatggtCCAATTCCATTGCATAAAAATATCCCCAGATTGACCAATATACAACACCCCCCGTACAAATTGTATTCGAGAACATATGTCACTAAGCGACGTCAACCCTTACAACAGCATCAGCATCAACATCAACAATCCATACAGtctatttcttcttcagcAACAAACAATTCGATGGAAACAATAAATACGGTAACAATCAACACCACTCACGGCTACAGTAACAGTAGTAATAATCAGCATTCAAATGATAACAGCCACAAAAGCAACAAAGATAACGGTGGTGAAGATTATGATGAAGGTTGGTTTCAATGTATGGGTGTTTTAAAATCCAACGGTATTTTAGATTTTGTATTACAAAGTGACGGTTCGTTAATTTATTCAGTAGATATTAAACAATTGCTTAGCTCAGAAGTTCAGATTTTAGATTCAAGTTTGTTAGGTAGTGATTCTGTTTTATATATGGGTATCTTGAGGCAATTAAGATCAAACTACAACCTCTATGAGGGCAGtgataatttttatctatttgACTCCTGTTCCAAACACCAGCATTTAATCTTACAATTCCCCTTAAGAATTGATTTGGAAGATTGGTTTGTTGCTCTAAATACCTTTACTAACAAGGAGGTTTTATCGCTCGTTGGCACTGACAAATCTAATGAATTAAAACTCTCCAACAGGTTCAAGTTAACCTTGTTAGAGGCTGATTTGCAAGGTatgaattttaaaaatgccTTAGGATTTTATGCCGAAATCTCTATCTGGGGGCATACTTGGGCTAGAACTTCTATTGTTAGCTCCTTAACCCCTTTTTGGAGAGAAGAATTCAAATTTGATACCCCAGTCAGGACTAAAGATTTGAAGATTTATATTAAACAGCAAACATCCCAAGATACGGCAGCCATGTCATTAACTGATCCCATTGTAGGAATTGTAAAGATTGATCAATCTCTATTGCTAAACGACTCTCTATTAAATGAAACTAGATTACCCGTTTATACGCCTGAccataataattttaacattGGTACCATATGTGTGAAAGTACTCAGtagtattaattttatattaccTTCAGTTAATTTTgacaaatttgaaaatatcttGACGGAAATAGACTTAAATTGTTTAACTGATATGGTCTATAAATCAAGCGCTAGCAATACCGAATCCATCTTAAAGCTAGAAGATATTTCAATGGTTTTATTGGATGTCCTTCAGGCCATAGATAGACAGGATGAGTGGTTTGAAAGTTTGATTGAGGCGGAAATCTCCAGAATTGATGtatctattttaaaaaacaacaataataatcaaaacTCGTCTCACATTATTAACTCTCTTTTTAGGGGTAACTCTGTTTTGTCTCAAACAATGGAAAAATACTTCAACAGAATAGGCCAGGAATATTTAGACAACTCTATTGGCAATATTATTAGGGAAATAGTTGGCGATGGTCAATCCTGTGAATTGGATCCGGCCAGAATTCTTTTGGATAATACTGTTGACGACGATGGCGATGAAGTTGataaaagaagagaaattATAATCcgaaaaaattttaaaaaattatggtACTGGACAAGTAAAATTTGGAAGTGCATCTATAATTCAAGCAATGATTTGCCCCCCGGGATTAAAACTCAACTAAGGTCGTTCAGGAAAAGGTTAGAACTGATTGTGGTTCAGGGTGTAACAGTGAATGAGGtggaaaatattgttttgaaTTGTGTTTCCgggtttttgtttttgagaTATTTTTGTCCCCTGTTGTTGAATccaaaaatgtttaatatAATTCCAGACCACCCAACTGAGAATACTAGGAGAACACTAACTTTGGTTACTAAAATACTATTAAACTTATCAACACTAACTTATTTTGGGAAAAAAGAGCCGTGGATGATTAAAATGAACGACTTCATTGCCGAATATAGGGATGAGTTAATTGACTATGTGGATAAAGTTacagaaaagaaattggaCTTTGCGCCCAAAACTTTGAAACTAAGTAGTAGCGTTGCTAGACCACAGATTTTATTGGACCCTGTTACCAGAAGAGAATTGCCAACTAATCCATACTTAATTGATAAATATCTAAGGGAAACGGAATTAATCAAGTTTTTTGCAGAATCATATTTCAAAACCACGATAATAAATCGTAATAGGAAGAAATATGTTTATCAAAGTGATGACTATGAAGAGGCTTCTGAAGATTTAACCAAGAACTCTTACTCTTATTCTAATACAAAGGGAGATGAGGGGGGGAAAATAGGTGAACTAGCTTTTGAAGATTTAAGCGAAAACAATGCAGAAATTTTTGGACAGGATCTCCTACAATTAATTAGCCAAGTTGGTGATGTAAATAAGAAAGATAGACGCAAAGTTAAGTATTACTTGGATGATTCTTCGGAAAATCTGCTGAAACAATTGGAAACAGAATCAAACTTATTGTATTGCAAATTGGATCATTTGCTATCAGTTTTATCCAACTATGAATATCCGATACAAAGTATTTTGGACTCTCCTGTCTATGCAGCTAGTTTAGTAGATAGCTTGTGTTATGAGAAAACCACAAAATATGTATTCTTAGACCCACCTAAtttacaaacaaaaaaaaactctaCTCGTTTTAGAtatgtttttgaaaacttAGATGCTgtggaaaaattttttgggTATTATGTGTGCTATGGCCCGACTAGTACTGCCACTGGTAATACCGGTACGAGGGGTAGAGAACGCTCAAAAAGTGCTGCAAGTCGTACCTTTGGGTCTACTGGGACTACTTCCACGTCAGCAGAAAGCGTTATTTCCGCATTTGGACCAAGTACTAAGAAAACGAATAGTATCACAAGCAGTAAAATATCTAGAAAATTAACTAggttgtttaaaaaatga
- the NAM7 gene encoding ATP-dependent RNA helicase NAM7 (similar to Saccharomyces cerevisiae YMR080C | NAM7 | Nuclear Accommodation of Mitochondria), producing MPEDELENICAKSNNDEVVSSNNTESNVIIKSIYNSIDANNNKNDKSNNETIDKEEEKEEEEEEEEEEEEEKEEKEEEKEEEDDDDDDDEEEEEEEEEEEEEEEEEEDDDDDDDDEEEEEDDDEELFLSDPHIRTDYCAYCGIDAPECLIKCNMCNKWFCNSKQKSASSHIVNHLVLTHHNHVSLHENSDLGDTVLECYNCGCKNCFILGFVSAKSEAVVVILCRLPCAQQKNLNWVTDQWQPLIENKQFLSWIAEPPNEEQILKAKLITPSQIAKLEAKWRSNKDATINDLDLPDDSEEEVLPILMRYSDAYQYQRSFAPLVKLEADYDKQLKESQALEHISVTWSTDGARTLASFALSTYESNALKVAVGDEMILRYSGLQHTDWEGRGYIIRLPNSMKDEFTLELKPSASSSKQTPTSLNTGFTAEFVWKGTSYDRMQDAMKKFAIDKKSISGFLYYNILGHDIPSIKYEVDLPEQFSIPNFAQLNISQAHAVRHVLQRPLSLIQGPPGTGKTVTSATIVYHLSKLHKERILVCAPSNVAVDHLASKLRDLGLKVVRLTAKSREDVESTVSELGLHNLVLKSADGSFKKLLDKKRNGEELSAKEAKKFVVNVRKYEAGILKKADVVCCTCVGAGDKRIDFKFKTVLIDESTQATEPECLIPIVKGAKQVILVGDHQQLGPVILDRKAGDAGLKQSLFERLITLGHVPFRLEVQYRMNPHLSEFPSNMFYDGSLQNGVTMEQRLLPNSNFPWPIHDVPMMFWANYGREEISSNGTSYLNRIEAMNCERIITRLFKDGIKPEQIGVITPYEGQRAYIVQYMQMNGSMDKDAYLSVEVSSVDAFQGREKDFIILSCVRANDQQTIGFLSDPRRLNVALTRSKYGLIILGNPASLSRNILWNNLLVHFRSKGCLVEGSLDNLQMCAVQLMKPVQNNNKKNNANNNNNTNNITNKGNSYINDFTNNYNSSIHNMNNFINNANNNYYNNNINSSSSHFDTQSIVSFNQVQDPSSLFVQDTDLSSFLHKQFMNNDGPTDYVQEAFSNLNVK from the coding sequence ATGCCAGAAGACGAATTAGAGAATATCTGTGCGAAAAGCAACAATGATGAAGTTGTAtcttctaataatactgaatctaatgttattattaaatctaTTTATAATTCCATAGAtgctaacaataataagaatGACAAGAGTAACAATGAAACCATCgataaagaagaagaaaaagaagaagaagaagaagaagaagaagaagaagaagaagaaaaagaagaaaaagaagaagaaaaagaagaagaagacgACGACGACGACGACgacgaagaagaagaagaagaagaagaagaagaagaagaagaagaagaagaagaagaagacgACGACGACGACGACGacgatgaagaagaagaagaagatgacgACGAAGAATTGTTTTTGTCAGATCCTCATATTCGTACAGATTATTGTGCCTACTGTGGTATTGATGCACCGGAATGCTTAATTAAATGTAATATGTGCAACAAGTGGTTTTGCAATTCCAAACAGAAATCAGCTAGTTCTCACATAGTGAACCACTTAGTATTAACACACCATAATCATGTTTCTTTACACGAAAATTCCGACTTGGGCGATACAGTATTAGAATGTTACAACTGTGGTtgtaaaaattgttttattttaggGTTTGTTTCTGCTAAAAGTGAGGCTGTTGTCGTTATATTGTGCAGGTTGCCCTGTGCCcagcaaaaaaatttgaattgGGTCACTGACCAGTGGCAACcattaattgaaaataagCAGTTTTTGTCTTGGATTGCTGAGCCGCCTAACGAGGAGCAAATACTAAAGGCAAAGTTAATAACTCCAAGTCAAATTGCTAAACTAGAAGCCAAATGGAGATCCAATAAAGATGCCACTATTAATGATTTAGATCTACCTGATGACTCGGAAGAGGAAGTTTTACCTATCCTGATGAGATATTCAGATGCATATCAGTATCAAAGGTCATTTGCTCCCCTAGTTAAATTAGAAGCTGATTATGACAAACAATTAAAGGAATCACAAGCTCTAGAACACATTTCGGTAACCTGGTCCACCGATGGTGCTAGAACCTTGGCCAGTTTTGCGTTATCCACCTATGAATCAAATGCGTTAAAAGTTGCTGTTGGAGATGAAATGATTCTAAGGTATTCAGGTTTGCAACACACAGATTGGGAAGGTAGAGGCTATATTATCCGATTACCAAACAGTATGAAAGATGAATTTACCTTGGAACTAAAGCCTTCTGCGTCATCTTCCAAACAAACTCCGACTTCTTTAAATACCGGGTTCACTGCTGAATTTGTTTGGAAGGGCACATCTTATGATAGGATGCAAGATGCCATGAAAAAATTTGccattgataaaaaatcGATATCCGGGTTtctatattataatattttaggCCATGACATTCCATCAATAAAGTATGAAGTTGATTTACCGGAACAATTTTCTATTCCTAATTTTGCTCAACTAAACATATCTCAAGCTCATGCCGTTAGACATGTTTTGCAAAGACCGCTATCACTAATCCAAGGACCTCCTGGTACTGGTAAGACTGTAACATCTGCTACAATTGTTTATCATTTGTCTAAATTACACAAAGAAAGAATTTTGGTTTGCGCTCCCTCCAATGTTGCTGTGGACCACTTAGCTTCTAAATTGAGGGATTTGGGATTAAAAGTTGTTAGATTAACTGCTAAAAGTAGGGAAGATGTTGAAAGTACGGTTTCTGAATTGGGCTTGCATAATTTAGTGTTGAAATCGGCGGATGGTTCATTCAAGAAATTATTGGACAAAAAACGCAACGGCGAGGAGCTATCTGCCAAGGAGGCCAAGAAATTTGTTGTCAATGTAAGAAAATACGAAGCAgggattttgaaaaaagctGATGTTGTTTGTTGTACTTGTGTTGGTGCTGGCGATAAGCGgattgattttaaattcaaGACCGTTTTAATTGATGAGAGTACCCAGGCTACAGAACCTGAATGTTTGATTCCTATTGTCAAGGGCGCAAAACAAGTCATTTTGGTTGGTGATCACCAACAATTGGGACCAGTTATTTTAGATAGAAAAGCTGGCGATGCTGGTTTAAAACAATCACTATTTGAAAGATTGATCACTTTGGGCCATGTGCCATTCAGACTAGAGGTTCAATATAGAATGAATCCACACTTGAGTGAGTTCCCCAGTAATATGTTTTATGATGGCAGTTTGCAAAACGGCGTTACCATGGAACAACGTTTATTACCGAATAGCAATTTCCCATGGCCAATACACGATGTTCCAATGATGTTTTGGGCTAATTATGGTAGAGAGGAGATATCTAGTAATGGCACGTCTTATTTGAATAGAATTGAAGCTATGAATTGTGAGCGAATAATCACCAGATTGTTTAAGGATGGGATTAAGCCTGAACAAATTGGTGTTATTACCCCCTACGAGGGTCAAAGAGCCTATATTGTTCAATATATGCAGATGAATGGGTCCATGGACAAAGATGCGTATTTAAGTGTTGAAGTTTCCTCTGTTGACGCTTTCCAAGGTCGTGAAAAggattttattatattatcatGTGTTCGTGCCAATGACCAACAAACTATTGGGTTTTTAAGTGACCCTCGCCGTTTAAATGTTGCTCTAACTCGTTCTAAGTATGGGTTGATTATTTTGGGTAATCCAGCTTCTTTATCACGTAATATTCTATGGAACAATTTATTGGTTCATTTTAGATCTAAGGGATGTTTAGTTGAAGGTTCATTGGACAATTTGCAAATGTGTGCTGTCCAATTAATGAAACCTGtacaaaataacaacaaaaagaacaatgcgaataataataacaataccaataatattactaataaGGGGAACTCTtatattaatgattttacaaataattataacaGTAGCATCCATaatatgaataattttattaataatgctaataacaattactataacaataatattaacagCAGTAGCAGCCATTTCGATACTCAAAGTATTGTCTCATTCAATCAAGTCCAAGATCCTTCCTCTTTATTTGTTCAAGATACAGATTTATCTTCATTTTTACATAAACAGTTTATGAATAATGATGGTCCAACAGATTACGTACAAGAAGCATTTAGTAATTTAAATGTTAAATAA